gaaGATGCGCTACTAGCTCAAGAGGAGAAGCCtaaaaagagggaaagacaAGAAGATGCACGGTAGGACGAGGGGTGGAAGACAACAAGGACTAGAGACCAACGGGAGGATAGGCACTCCAAACCCCCCCACTGGAAGGTTCGCAGGTTTCACCCCACTGCCCCAATTGATCAGGTActgatgcaaatcaaggatgataTGGCCTTAACATGGCctggcaagttgaagggagatccttGTAAGAGGTctatgttaggatttgtgcccttaaatcctattgtatgatgctatgtatgatattatgtatgacattgtgtatgacatgatgtatgacttaatattgtgattgataaagttattttattattatctaaaataatggtaacatgaatatgggacattatcatatagtccatgaaatgcattgtatgtgatttatgtgaaaagtcacagaagatgtaaatcacaagttcttcgtaaactcagaatttatagtttgtagtcgatgatgaaattgggcatttcatctgcgaagactataacgtatcaactaagatgatttgtcttgatcatggaagtggagacttctagttgatatattgatatattttaagagttaagacatattgaatatgaccactatgagatttattattctcctaacgactatcaaatgaataataaatctcacgacttctatttgcatgaacttttaatcctgagagaataatggacttgatcataaggtgtaggttgctttgatatatcaggagtgagatctaaagtgacggtcaaaacctcagtatgttgggcagccacatttaatgttgatggaacatatattctcaagatggaattcatagtctcttgatggagatataaaatattcccttgagataagtttaatgggttcagttattcagagagttaggcctaaccactttagtaagaaattactaaagtatatatttatgaaattggatttcataaatatataatgaataattttaaaggattaaaccgggtactcaaggataagatgtagtaatttacaaagtagcaatctacatttatgactttgtgttactacgaatattttatgaaggggttgtatatataataaagtcttgggatataatttattaataaggcataaagtgcaattatatttatatagtggtattaaatataattaatggtaactttggacttgtcaagagttgacagaaaagcccaatgcccattggagctagtgtcttattggtccttttttgtcccactccaagccacacactaaagcccaattggaaaggcccaataggccagcccaattagataatcagttagttataaagggagaaacatacagaatttttattaaaaagaaataagaaacggtgtgtgagagagtgtgagacataCTTTCATTCTcacttgaaaactgattgagagaccacacatcttaggcgtaaagtggaattggagtgaagattaaaagtgttcccaagtgcttctaatctttgttttgaatttttccacaccaaggtacgctatcttgttcttaaattctgaaatttacatagtgcacgttatcaattatgaatgaaatagatcattgtttgttacttccactatgtgttttgtatgagacagaaaaccagaatttttccttcagtctAGAGACAAGTATTACTGCTTTCATCGTGATCACAGTCATGACATGTCTGAATGCTACGACTTAAAGCAACAGATAAAAGCCCTTATCAAACAAGTAAAACTACAACGATTCGTTCGCAAGGAAAGGACGGACCCACCACAAAAGCAGGCTGCTCGGAGGGAAAACGAGCACCCTGGGCCACCCCTAGGGAACATAAGTTTGATCGTGGGAGGTACCACAACTTCCATTTTGTGAAGGAAGGCACGCAAGACTTACCGTAGAATGGTTCAGAAAGTCCAGCAGACAGGTTCGTTCCAAAGATGGCACGGATCGACAACCCGATGATTAGGTTCACAGAGGAAGATGCTCGATGCCTCCACCACCCACACGAATATGCGCTTGTTGTTAGCATACAGGTAGGGGACTACAACACTCACCGGGTCCTAGTTGACAATGAAAGCTCCGttgatatcctctactacccggCGTTCCAGTAGATGAGGATTGAGAGAGAACGGTTGGTGTCGACCAATGCACCACTCATTGGGTTTGGAGGAACCAGAGTATACCCCCCTCAGTGCAATCACATTACCCGTGACGGTTGGTGATTACCCACAAAAAATCACTAAAGACATTACATTCCTCGTCGTTAACTGTTCGTCTACATACAACGCTGCTTACCCTTAATTTATGGACAGTCATAACTTCGACTTatcatctgatgatcaagttccccacTGAGTATGGAGTGCGAGAAGTGCGCAGGGACCAGGTGGCAGCACGCGAGTGCTATATAGCAATGCTAGAGATGGACGACCACTTACAAACCATGACCGTAGAAGAACAACGAATGGTTGCAAAGCTCATTAAGGGGTTAGAGGAGATACTCCTCGATAACTCTAGGCCTGAGCGAACGACTAGAATCGGCACCCTCGCCAGCCAGCCAGTCCGTCAAGCATTTACAACATTGCTAAGAGAAAACCAGGATGTCTTTGCCTAGAGCCTCAAAGACATGCTCGGGATCGACCCTTTAGTCATGGTGCACAAGTTGAATGTTTCATCATCTTTTTCCCCCATCCGTCAGAAGAAGCGAGTATTCACCCAGGAGTGAGACAAGGCTATAGCAAAAGAAGTCTACAAATTGCAAGATGCAGAATTCATCAGAGAAGTATACTACCCCGTCTAGTTGGCCAATGTAGTGATGGTGAAGAAAGCCATTGAAAAGTGGAGGATGTTtgtggacttcacggacttaaacAAGGCGTGCCCAAAGGACAACTACCCACTCCCATGGGTCAACGCCCTGGTAGACTCAACAGCAAGGCACCAActgctaagcttcatggatgccttttCTGGTTATAACCAAATCAAGCTGGATGAggctgatcaggagaagacctcattcgtcatcagccaaggccttttttgttaCAGAGTGATAACAGAGGCTCATGAATAAAATGTTTGTGCATTAGATTAGGAGGAATGTCCAAGTCTACATAGACGACATGTTAATTAAGAGTCAATTGGAAGACGACCATTTGGAAGACCTCAAGGAGACCTTCGATACCCTCTGTTCTTTTAACATGAAGCTCAATCTAAGCAAGTGTGCATTTGGGGTAACTGTTGGAAAATtcctagggttcatggtgtctcaAAGGGGCACTGAAGTCAACCTAAACAAGATCTGGGCCATAATCAAGATGGCACCACCTAGGAACACCAAAGAAGTACAGAGCCTCAACGGCAATGTAGCAGCACTAAACAGGTTCGTGTCAAGAGCAACGAACAAATGCTTACCTTTCTTCTGTACATTGAAGAAGTCCTTCGAGTGGATGGATGAATGTCAGCAAGCATTCAAAGATCTGAAAGCATACTTCTCTTCCCTACCAATGCTAAGTTCTTCCAAGCCGGGAGAAGAGCTACTCCTCTACCTGGCCATCTCCCCAACTGTCGTTAATGCGGCCTTGGTTAAAGAAGAAGACAGGGTACAGGAGCCCGTGTACGACACTAGTCGAGCACTTCGAGGTGTAGAAGAGAGGTACCCCACaatggagaagctagccttcGCCTTAGTGATAGCAGCTCACaaactcaagccatacttccaGGTACACACTATAGTTTTGACAGACAGGCCCATACGGAGAGCAATGAGTAATCCTAAAGTTGTTGGACAGTTGGCACTATGGGCAATCGAGTTAAGTGAATTTGACATACAATACCGTCCACTCACGGCCATGAAGGGACAGGTAGTTGCTGACTTTATCACGGAGTTCACCAATACAGAAGGTGAGGGGGCAAAAGAGCATCCTTTATAGAGTGTCCACACCGATGGGTCATCCAACAGGCAAACTGGGGAGCAGGTGTAGTACTCCACTCTCTATAAGTGAACGAGATTGAATGCATGGTACGTCTCGAGTTCCCTATGACCAACAATGAAGCAGAGTACGAAACTTTAGTGGTAGGTTTGGACCTCGCCAAAGTAGTAGGGGCCACAAGTACAGTTGTTGATTGTGATTCCCAAGTGGTCTCAAGTCAAGTGAACAGTGACTACGAATGCAAAAATGAACGTATGAAGAAATACCTAGAACAAGTGAAGAGACCGATGGTTGACCTACAGGCCAAATTTGTTCAAATTCCAAGGGAAGAAAACAAGCAAGTTGACTGTCTTGCTAAGGACACGTCTGTAGAACACATGCTAATCCCTAGTAAGGTACGTTCTTTTGTTCAGCTTTCGCCTTTGATAGAGGGCGTCAATGTGCAAGAAATAGGTTCAGACAGTAACTGGACCACACCAATTATTTCCTACGTGAAAAACGACACATTACCTGACGGTAAGGAGGCCGCAAGAAAGTTGAAGGTTCAGGCAACACGATTCGTCTTAATAAAAGACGTCTTGTACAAGAGAGGCATCTCTCGACCATACCTAAGATGCCTAACCCCCAAGGAAGTAGATTATGTCATGAGGGAAGTTCACGAAGGGATCTGCAGGAACCATTCGGGGTCACGGTCACTAGTGCACAAGCTGATTCGAGCAGGATACTATTGGCTTACCATGTAGAAGGACACCTAAACTTACATCAAAGCTTGCGAGAAATGTTAGAGGTTCGACAATGTCATCTGAAAGCCAATAGAAGAGCTTACCTTGATGAAAACTCtgtggccttttgctcaatgggggtTAGATTTTATGGGCCCATTCCCGATGGCAGTAAGACAGCTGAAATTCCTAGTGGTCAatatagattactttaccaaatgagTGGAAGTTGAAGCGctggctactatcacggagaaaaacgtCCGAAGCTTTGTCTGGAGAAACATCATTTGCAAGTACGTGATCCTTAGAGTATTGGTCTCAGTCAATAGAAAGCAGTTTGACAACAAGTCGTTCAGGGATTTTTGCTCACAGTTGGGGATCAAAAATCACTACTCCTCACCCGTGTACCCTCAGGAcaacggacaagttgaggtcacgaaccgatccttgctcaaAATTATCAAGACTTGACTTGAGGGGGAAAATGGTATATGGGAAAACGAGCTACTAAGTGTACTATTGGCATACAAGATGACGGCTAGAAAACCTACAGGAATAGAGCAATAGCCGAACAGAGGTTAGCACGATACTaggacctcatggccaagcactacaaTTCCAGGGTCAGGAACAGGTTCTTCCAAGTAGGAGACTCGTTTTGAGGAAGGTGACGGGCGCCACAAATGATCCATCCCAAGGGAAGCTAGGacccaattggaaaggaccTTATAAAATCGCTTCATAGTGGAGAAAAAGCACCTATCACTTAGAGACACTCGACGGACAGAAGTTGCACCATCCATGAAACACTGAGCACCtaaagaaatactaccagtagatGGTGGCATACAGACtactcctcatttccagtttattcctttttagtttttttattattatctacaATACCTTTTTAAGCCAAATGGcagcttttattttttcaagaacaattttttgGCTTATGCACATATTTATCATAATTAGAGGAGTTATTCAAATATGTCATATGTATGTACATCTCCACAAAGCCATGTTTACGACTAAGTCCTTAACTGGACGGATGCATTCGATAGGATGCCATAAAATTTATATACGTCCATAAATGGACGGACACATCCCAAGGGATGCCTTGCAATTTATTAAAGTCCTTAAGTGGATGGGCGATCCTTAAAGACGCCGTAACATTTATgcaagtccataagtggacgaaCACATCCCAAAGGGGTGCCATAGAATTTATATATGTCCATAAGTGGACAGACGCATTCCAAGGGATGCCTTAGAATCTGTTTCTAAGTCTCTTAGTGGACATATATATCCCAAAGGGGTGCCATAAAACTTATATACGTCCATAAGGGGACGGATGCATTCTAAGGGATATCTTAGAACTAATACACGTCTATAAGGGGACGGATGCGTCACAAAAGGATGCCTTCGTGTTCATAAGTTGACGGACGCATCCAAGGACGCCTTAAAATTTACCTAAGTCCATGAATGGTCGAATATAaggaaatctaaaaaaaaataactacctTGAAATTTGTAAGGCTGTGGACGGACGGGTGCAACCCAAGGGATCTCCTGAGGATTACACAACCTTTTGGGTGGGATATTCAAAAATTTGCTAAGTCCATAATGTGAATGGATTCCAACTTACATTATTAGTCCACTAAGTGGACAAACTGTTGGTCCTACCTAACCTCAACATGGACAAAGAAATCCATTGAAATCTAATAACAAAAACATGTTCAAACAATGCAAGTAAGAATGTAAGCGACAGGTATGGAAAAAGATAATGGATAAAGGCCCATGGAAGGCAAATGTTTacatacaaaacccaaaaaggaGGGCAACGttaaagaaattacaaaaatattgttcTCCCAAGgctttttataaaaacaaaaataaaatctatggTTGGTTAACGGGGGACTCCTCATCCGCAACCTTCTCGTCACCTGCCATCTTAGCTTCCTCAAGGGGACGGTTCTCATCCTTGACAGACTTAACCTGTTCATCTTGAACTGCAGTTTCTCCATCACCTTGGGTGTTGGGAGTTAGACTAGCCTCAAATAGCTTGTCAGTACCTTCAGGATCTACGAATCTGGCTAGGGTTTAGGCCAGAGCATCAATTGAGATGGAAGACATGTCCAGATCAGGGAAGGAAGCTCTCGGCATAACAACCACCGAGCTCGTAAAGGAAGCCGTCGGAGTTACTAAACTTCGTCTTTCGGTCCTCCTTGGCCTGAAGGACTTGCTTCCTTAACGAGGAGATCTCTCCCTCCTTGTCTTCGAGCACGTTTGTCAGCACCTCGGTTTGTCTCTTCGACTCCTCCAGGGCTTTCTTCGTCAGGTCAAGTTTCTTGATCTGCACCTCTCCAAGCCTTGAGCTCATTCAACCCTGTCTTTGCGGCCTCAGCCCACTCTTTCAGATGGCCAACCAACTCTTCACAGGCCATGCAATAGTCCATTAGGCCTTTCATCATAGCACCCCTGCAAAAGGAAACCCAAAATAAGGTTAAAAGTGAGGATAATAGAGAAACGGGAAAGAAAGAGGACGGGCGCACACCTGAGCCAAGTTGAAAAGGCCCGTCTCCCCCATGGCCTCAGTTGCATGGTTGCCCAAGTCTTCTTAATCATCGTCCTTGATAATGGACGAGAGTTGCCCAATGGCATAACACGAGTCTTCATGGAGGAAGGGGGGAAGGAACTGCTTAGCAACAGGACCTTGGGTCGTCATTAAACCCTTTCCTTTTTCATGACGAGGGGAGGAGGCAGCTTGGTAGTCGGAGTCGTCTCCCCGACGATTGGACCAGTCACCACCTTTGGCTTCTTAGGAGGATGATCAACCTTGTCCATTGGTTTCCTTTTTAGGAATGGCTTTAAGGGACCCGTCCCTACAGTTGGGGGCACGACCTTATCCAGTTTTTTCTTCACCTGCACGGCGATCTGTTGGCGAATATAAGCCCTCCTCTTACTGTCTTCCATTTCTGCATTAAAGAGGacgaaaagaaaaagtttgacAAGAATTTCTAAAAAGTTAATGAAGATAAAGGATAAAGTAAGGAATAGGCGACAGACTCACACTGGCGTGCTTGTGAATCATAACGACGTGTAGTGGCTGTAGGCTCGGGACCGTCACAGTACCAGTGTTAAGTGTCCAAGGTGACGAGCGTCTTCCACATCCTCTCAAAGAaactttgaaaatctttttcaaaaaactccACTGTTCAAGATCAACTTCTGAGCGTTCTTGAGTTTCAATAAGAGATGGTTAGACTAACAAGTAAAACATACAAAAGATAAACGAGCAAAAAACTAAGCAGACGGGCACCCACCAAACAAAGGCAAGATGCCCCAAGTTTTATCAACTAGAGGCATGTTCTCCTATTCATCAAGGTGACACACCCAGTTGTCTCCCTAGATGAAGAAATACCGGATCTTCCAATTTTGGTTAGATTCAGGTGTTTTGTACACTAGCCTAAGCAACGGTTTCCTTGGTAGAAAGCTATAATTCCCCCTAGACTTAACAATCTCAGAAGGATGGTAACAATGAAAGAACTCCTTCACGGTTAGTTGACGTCTCCCTTTACTTTCAACCCCGTATAGGACCTTAGTACCAAGAAAGATTCTCCTAGCATTTGGAGCAATTTGGTGACGGTTAGCCCTAGGTATTGGAGTAAACGACGGTGGAGAGCACTCAAGGGCAATCTAAATCCTACCTTGAACATTTGCTCATACACCTCGACGTCATCAGCACCATGGCACTAACACTTTTTAAACCTAAGGGGCAAACAAATGAGGATATTGACGGGAATCTGATACCTCTCATGCAAGGTATTGAAGTGACTACTTTTAATGGTGGAAATGAAATCATTGACCATCCACAAAGGGGGAAGAATGAAATTCCTAAGGCCATCGGGGCCAATAACGGTTCTAAAAGGAGATTCAAAGCCTTCTTCATTGCTTTAGTCTCCATTCATGTCATTCTCAAATCCATTCATGTTTGTATCCTCATCCTCCCCCTGCTAAGGTGAGTTGGCAGATGGAACCTTTTCAGGAGAAGAGGTGTCGGGGTCGCCTCCACCTGACGGGTACACATCATCATAGCCCGCTCCTTTGCGGACGCACAATTGTTCACTCGACTATTCACTATACATTATTACACCTACAAGTGACGGATAAACTCCTAAAACTCTATAAATCTATATACATGATGGACGTATAACacttaaatgaaaaaagaagataaaaggcATGAACAAGACGGAGAACACTTACAAGTGTATGATGCAGAGAAGAGATGGAGATGTTGTGATGAACAAACGCGTCGAGAGAACGGACTGATAAATTCTAGCAGGAGATGGATAAGCTTTGACTGAAGAAATGATAGCGGAAAGTGGAAATGAATGTGAAAggagacatatatatatatatatatatatatatatatatatatatatatatatatatatatatatatatatatagggaaaatGGTGTGGAAGATGAAGCGATGCTTTGATTCGAGCAACCAGCCACTAAAATTTTGCAGCGTGTCTTTCAGCATTAATGGCACTCAGTCACCTTGTCAATCAAAACACGACTCCCTAGAACTAAGTGGAACTGTTACCCCACATGTCCGTCCAGTTGATAGGGATAAATTCCCTAGCAGACGAATCCAATTTGCTAAGCTAATAATAAAGCGACGGTAACACCTAGAGAGATGATCTGGATAGCTTGACAGTCAAAGGCTTGGTAGACAAAGTCTCGTCTTGAACGGGAGGTAGAGAGAGGGATGGACGGACCCTTTAAAGTAGACAGACTCTTTAATGGGGACGGACTCTTTATGGTGGACGAACCTGATGGAGATGGGTGGCAAAGCCACGTGGCACCCAAGTGACCTGAGTAGTCTTCAAGGTATGCTTAATTTACCCCAATTCTGGTACTCTAGAGTTgtaaaaattctctaatttaaccttcggagggtatttgacCGGTACCACACCGATACTCTCTGTAAGGTCTTCCTCTTCTTTATTTCACAGGGTTTGTCTAGTGCACGTGAGGATCATTcagcttactgacgatttttgaCATCATCagtttctaaaattattttcccTAATTTTAACTATGAATTAATAAGTCTAAAGACATGATTACTGCTAAAAGTAGAATTAATGATGATAATTTGTACCCATATGCCCATGGTTCAGCCCaccaaatttttattctttattgaATAAATCCATATAgatactttttttcctttttgatttcACGAtgagattaaaaaacaataataataaggaatCTACCCTAAGGACAAGATGGCCGTGGCCTTtcaccaattttttaaaaaaaccgagtgtgtctatatatattggTCCAAAATTATATCCAAGGCCTTGGGGGAATATGAAGGTTGTCCTATGGAATAAAAAATGGCCTTGATCCAAACTTATAAAATGCACATACACACAAAGACATTTTACATTTAATAAATCCTAAAAGCTTAATACAAGAATAACTGCTTCAACTTCAGTCAATCATTAATCTCTAACCTTGAGGTTCTCAATAAATGTTGTGAAGGACAGAaatgccaattgtaaggactgTAATTTGAACTTTGACCCACCAAGAATAGTAAATGATAGCCtaacaagcccaaaaaaatatatttgttaaagGATAGGTTTAACAAGAAAACTCCCTAACAAATTAAGTGCAAGCCATAAATAATAGGATCATGCCAATAAGATTGAGAATGtaaattgatgaaaataaagCTCCTCGGTCAAGTCTGAGGATGAGATGTTCTTATATTTAATCAAACTTATCTAAATACAGTgtgttctctcttttttccttcattcttcCTTAGATTACATGCCCCATTTTTTATGGTATCCATTTCCTTATATAGTCCCCCACTTCTACATCTTAGCCCTCCACATGTTGATTATTTTGGAAATCTcttggatgcttgtcccatcaggacCTCCTGGAAGCTTTGTCAGGAGTTGTGAGCTAGGTTGACACTGTTCATGTGTCATTTATTCATAAACGTGGTTAATTTATTTGGTGCAATACATTTAATGTGCTAGTGGCAATCttcttctcagatatttcttcttttgtttttggcttAACTCTGCTACCTTCCCTGAAGCTTATCTTTCTTAAAGCTCTCCCAAGGTGGCTTGGATCCTCAGGAACCTCAGTTGCTTCGTCATTCTCCTCCTTTCCCCTCGGCCTAATAACTTAGGCTTATACAATCCCTTTGACCATCTTCAAGTGCTCACTCGTCCTCAAGCAGGGCTCACAACCCAATAAACATGCTCGGTCTACCTGTCCTCACACCAATAATTACCACAAGCACTAATgtgtttaagtattttttttatttttaacctaTGGTGTCCGCttataataatagttttttacaTTGAAGCAGATACCGTACCATACCAGCCGGTAAATATTGTATCGGCCAGTGCACCAGAACAGGTACCCCTCTATTTCGTACCAGAAAATATACCGGTTGTAC
This portion of the Castanea sativa cultivar Marrone di Chiusa Pesio chromosome 7, ASM4071231v1 genome encodes:
- the LOC142644165 gene encoding uncharacterized protein LOC142644165, which encodes MVRLEFPMTNNEAEYETLVVGLDLAKVVGATSTVVDCDSQVVSSQVNSDYECKNERMKKYLEQVKRPMVDLQAKFVQIPREENKQVDCLAKDTSVEHMLIPSKVRSFVQLSPLIEGVNVQEIGSDSNWTTPIISYVKNDTLPDGKEAARKLKVQATRFVLIKDVLYKRGISRPYLRCLTPKEVDYVMREVHEGICRNHSGSRSLVHKLIRAGYYWLTM